The Peptococcaceae bacterium 1198_IL3148 genome window below encodes:
- a CDS encoding plasmid pRiA4b ORF-3 family protein, with translation MDELVVIAIRKTFQEECIREEVIERYIYNAKEITYTKTKNRTSVARMNKVCDIINYYDDLIDNKSINQSAISREISRNLVGDGKNKYIKPNEELYKDLETYFGGQIFSTKAVVVKAMLDLEKHRVWRRLVVPVNLVFNRLHKVLQAAFGWKSYHLHEFYIYSNERQVKGLSINHSGYHKEGYKPIVNLVCDEAAFGYDNDVPMQLETGIKLSEYIPAKIKYNYDFGDNWQHYIEVEIVIDDYDKNYAVCLEGEGNTPPEDVGGEHGYQEFLKIIANKEHPEHEHMINWAKGQGYKEFDIETVNRKLRQLCGT, from the coding sequence TTGGACGAACTTGTAGTTATAGCTATTCGTAAAACCTTCCAAGAGGAGTGTATTCGGGAGGAGGTTATAGAGCGATATATCTATAACGCTAAAGAAATAACCTACACCAAAACAAAGAATAGAACGTCTGTTGCTAGAATGAATAAGGTATGTGACATTATAAATTATTATGATGATTTGATAGATAATAAATCCATTAACCAAAGTGCCATCAGTAGGGAGATCAGCCGTAATTTAGTGGGCGACGGGAAGAATAAATATATAAAACCTAATGAGGAATTGTACAAAGACCTTGAGACATATTTTGGCGGACAGATTTTTAGCACCAAAGCGGTGGTCGTTAAAGCAATGCTTGATCTTGAAAAACATCGTGTGTGGCGGAGATTGGTGGTTCCGGTTAATCTAGTATTTAACAGATTACATAAGGTTTTACAGGCAGCCTTTGGGTGGAAGAGTTATCATCTTCACGAATTTTATATTTACAGTAATGAAAGACAGGTCAAGGGGTTATCTATCAACCATTCTGGATATCACAAAGAAGGGTACAAGCCAATTGTTAATCTAGTCTGTGACGAGGCGGCCTTTGGCTATGATAATGATGTGCCGATGCAGTTGGAAACCGGCATAAAACTCTCAGAATACATTCCGGCTAAAATAAAATACAATTACGATTTTGGGGATAACTGGCAACACTATATCGAAGTTGAAATAGTTATTGATGATTACGATAAAAATTACGCTGTTTGTCTTGAAGGTGAGGGGAACACGCCACCTGAAGATGTGGGTGGAGAGCATGGGTATCAAGAGTTTTTGAAAATTATAGCTAATAAAGAACATCCCGAACATGAGCATATGATCAACTGGGCAAAAGGACAGGGATATAAAGAGTTTGACATTGAGACGGTGAATAGGAAACTTAGACAGTTATGTGGGACATAA
- a CDS encoding ATP-binding protein, with protein sequence MFESVCAFLNRNDGHIFLGVKDNGAIAGIDKEAVETIKSNFVTSMNNPLKINPTFYLSVGTQGQVSCPTHWHFPSKNSRKA encoded by the coding sequence GTGTTTGAGTCCGTATGCGCATTTTTAAACAGAAATGACGGGCACATATTTTTAGGGGTCAAAGATAATGGTGCTATTGCTGGCATCGATAAGGAAGCTGTTGAAACAATTAAAAGCAACTTCGTAACATCTATGAATAATCCACTCAAGATAAATCCAACGTTTTATCTATCTGTTGGGACACAGGGACAGGTTTCCTGTCCCACCCATTGGCATTTTCCCTCGAAGAATAGCAGGAAAGCATAG